A genomic window from Sulfurimonas paralvinellae includes:
- a CDS encoding YgiQ family radical SAM protein: MSRRHKNNGPKRDTVTFTTKDFLPTTRAEMDERGWDYCDVILVSGDAYIDSPFIGVSMVGRMLERMGYKVGMIGQPDIDKPDDIMRLGEPRLYWGVSGGSVDSMVSNYTATKKFRNSDDYTPGGKNDKRPDRAVLVYTNLIRRYFKNTVPIVLGGIEASLRRVTHYDYWQNKLKKPILFDSKADVMIYGMGEIALEQLTRAIEEKRDYTDIRGICYISKEPVYEYIQLPSHQECLDDKEKYIDLFDDFYDNNDPISAKGLCQPVDSRYLIQNPPCDYLNEDEMDANSNLPFTRELHPYYAKDGKVKCLETIKFSIMTHHGCWGECNFCAIGVHQGRTIRTRSEDNIVNEAKEFNKYKDYKGVISDVGGPTANMYGYECDKKLKKGTCDHMKCVDADRLCKAMHVNHDRNIKLLRRVREVEGVRHAFVASGIRYDLINADKAHGYSYLKEMVKHHISGQMKVAPEHTQQHILQLMGKPGKEELVKFKHLYDRMNKEEGKNQFLTYYLIAAHPGCKESDMKELKRFTSEELKMNPEQAQVFIPTPGTYSAVMYYTEMDPKTRQKIFVEKDTKRKEKQKQIVVKKDCFKSGFAS, translated from the coding sequence ATGAGCAGACGACACAAAAACAATGGACCAAAACGCGATACCGTTACTTTTACGACCAAAGATTTTCTGCCGACTACGCGTGCAGAGATGGATGAACGCGGATGGGACTATTGTGATGTCATTTTAGTCAGTGGCGATGCTTACATCGACTCTCCTTTCATTGGGGTTTCTATGGTCGGTCGCATGCTTGAACGTATGGGCTATAAGGTCGGTATGATCGGTCAACCTGATATTGATAAACCCGATGACATCATGCGTCTTGGCGAGCCAAGACTCTACTGGGGTGTCAGCGGCGGTAGTGTTGACTCTATGGTAAGTAACTATACGGCAACAAAAAAGTTTAGAAACTCCGATGACTACACACCGGGAGGCAAGAACGATAAGCGTCCGGATCGTGCAGTACTCGTGTATACAAATCTTATCCGCAGATATTTTAAAAACACCGTACCGATTGTTCTAGGCGGCATTGAAGCCTCTTTGCGACGTGTGACGCATTATGACTATTGGCAGAATAAATTGAAAAAACCTATTTTATTTGACTCAAAGGCGGATGTGATGATCTACGGCATGGGAGAGATTGCGCTCGAGCAGTTAACGCGTGCTATAGAAGAAAAAAGAGATTATACGGATATACGAGGTATCTGCTACATATCCAAAGAACCGGTATATGAATATATTCAGCTTCCTTCACATCAGGAGTGTTTGGATGACAAAGAGAAGTATATTGATCTTTTTGATGATTTTTATGATAATAATGATCCCATCTCTGCAAAAGGTCTTTGCCAGCCTGTAGACAGTCGTTATCTTATACAAAATCCGCCGTGTGATTATCTCAATGAAGATGAGATGGATGCAAACTCCAATCTGCCTTTTACGCGTGAGCTGCATCCATACTATGCAAAAGACGGCAAAGTAAAATGTCTTGAGACCATCAAATTCTCTATCATGACACACCACGGATGCTGGGGTGAGTGTAATTTCTGTGCCATCGGAGTGCATCAGGGACGAACAATCCGAACACGAAGTGAAGATAACATAGTCAATGAAGCCAAAGAGTTTAACAAGTATAAAGATTACAAAGGTGTCATCTCTGATGTCGGCGGCCCTACGGCAAATATGTATGGCTATGAGTGTGATAAGAAGCTTAAAAAAGGAACATGCGACCATATGAAATGTGTCGATGCAGACAGACTCTGTAAAGCTATGCATGTCAATCATGATAGAAATATCAAACTATTGCGCCGTGTGAGAGAAGTGGAAGGTGTAAGGCATGCTTTTGTGGCAAGCGGTATTCGTTATGACCTGATAAACGCTGATAAAGCGCATGGGTACAGTTACCTAAAAGAGATGGTAAAGCATCATATATCGGGACAGATGAAAGTCGCTCCTGAACATACGCAGCAACATATATTGCAATTGATGGGAAAACCCGGCAAGGAAGAACTTGTCAAATTTAAACATCTCTATGACAGAATGAACAAAGAAGAGGGAAAAAATCAGTTTCTCACGTACTATCTGATCGCGGCACACCCAGGCTGTAAAGAGAGTGACATGAAAGAGCTTAAACGCTTTACAAGTGAAGAGTTGAAGATGAATCCTGAGCAGGCACAGGTCTTCATCCCGACACCAGGAACCTACTCAGCTGTAATGTACTACACAGAAATGGATCCAAAAACACGACAAAAGATCTTTGTAGAGAAAGATACGAAACGTAAAGAGAAACAGAAACAGATTGTTGTGAAGAAAGATTGTTTCAAGTCTGGTTTTGCTTCTTAA